In the Flavobacterium sp. 90 genome, CGGCCAAACACTAATAAGCGACAGTAAAAAATCTGATAAACTAAAAAATCCGGATTGAATTGAGTTCCAAATTTTTGATCCATAAGATATTTTTACGCCTTCTTTTTGAGCAATGGTTTTATAGAATTCAATTGTAACGGTACTTTCAGAAACTCTGCTTTCTAAATATTTAAGCTGACCTTCTTTTGCTTCAATTTCTTCTCTAATCTCCGAAATCTGTTTTTCAATTTCCAGAATCTCGCTGACTTTAGAAGCTTTTTGTAATATTTCGATATAACGTGCTTCGAGTTTGCGTTTTGTCTGTAATCTTGATGTTAAGTCAATATATTGCTCGGTTACATTTTGAGACGAAATGTTCTTTTCATCAAAATAAGAAACGCCTTTGGATATCGATTCCAGAAAAACATCAAAATTCTGACTAGGAATTCTTATCGTTAATCTTCTGGTGATTGTACCATAATCTTTTTCCTGAGAATCATTTTGAATACTTGCTTTATTAGCGGCAATGGCAGTTTTAATTTGATTGTAAGTTTCCTCTAAATCGTTAGTTTCAAATTTAAGAAAAGCTTCTTTGATTATTTTTTGAGGAATTACAATGTTTTTATCTTCATCTGGTTGGCTTGGTGATGAAAGTTTTACAGCAGAAATTGACATGTCTGCAACAGCAGCACTTTCGGTTCTTTTTTCACAACTTATGAAAGTAAGAGCAGCTAGAAATATAAAGAAAAATTGTCGCATAAATATTTCAAATTAAGTCTAAAACTACAATTTTTTTGTAATTTTTCGTATAATTTGATAAATAAAGTTGCTTTTGGGAATTTATGACTCTGTTTTATTTTCAGAATCAGGAGTTTTATTCACCTGAGATAAGAATTTCTCAAACAACTGAATTGTTTTGGTATTGATTTCTTCGTACGATAATCTGTCTTTGGTTTGATAGAAAAACATTAACGAATAAGATTCCTGAATGTTGTCCAAAAGTAAATGTTTATTTAAACGATAGGTTTCTCTCAAAACACGTTTGAAATAATTGCGATCGACAGCTTTTTTGAAGTACTTTTTAGAAACAGAAACGCCAATTTTGATTTTTTCTTGCTGATTAACTTCCGCTTGACGGTAAACCAGACGCAAAGGATATTTAGATACCGATTTTCCTTCAGAAAACAGTAAACCAATTGTCGTCTTGCTCTTTAGGCGTTCATTTTTAGGGTAAGTGAAGTTCATTTAATTCAGAAAAAATTTGCAATTTCAAGGGCAAAGGTACAATTAAACAAGAAAATCGGTTATTGTTTTCAATTTTTATACCGCTAAAAATTTATTTATTACTTTTGGCCTTTAATTTTCAAAGCATGCAAAAAATAATTTCGTATCCCATATCCGTAATTTACTATTTGTTTTTTAGTTCGGTTTTATTGGTATTTCATCCAATACAATGGTTTTGCCTAAATGTTTTTGGATATCAGGCTCATAAAAAAAGCGTCGATTATTTAAATTTTTGCCTTCTAAGATGTACAAATCTGGTAGGAACAACGTATAAAATTGAAAACAGAGAGTCAATTCCAACTGGAGTTCCTTTGATTTTTGTTTCAAATCATCAAAGCATGTACGATATTATAACAATGATTTGGTACTTTAGACGTTTTCATTGTAAATTTGTAAGTAAGAAGGAGTTAGGAAAAGGAATTCCAAGTGTATCGTACAATTTACGCCACGGAGGTTCTGTACTAATTGACCGAAAAGACCCTAAACAAGCGATTCCTGTAATCAAAGGCTTGTCTGAATATATCGAAAAAAACACAAGATCTGCTGTTATTTTTCCTGAAGGCACAAGAAGTAAAACAGGAAAACCTAAAGAATTTGCTCAAAGTGGTTTAAAAATCCTATGCAAATATGCACCTTCGGCATATATTGTACCTGTGAGTATTAATAATTCGTGGAAAATGGTAAAGTATGGCCTTTTCCCGGTAAGCTTAGGAAATCATCTTACCTTTACCGTTCATGAAGCAATGGCGGTAAAAGATTATGATTTTGCCGAGTTAATGAGATTGACTGAAAAGGCAGTTGTAGAAGGAGTAAACGAGTATAAATAGATTTTTGATTCAGAAATAATCTGAAATGAAAATCCCAATCTTAAATAAGTAATGTCTATAAAAAACATTAGATTAGAAGTAATGCAGTTTTTGGAAAAAAACGTGGATAGCTTCGTAGAACAGTATTTAATTCCAGTGGAAAAAATTTGGCAGCCGTCAGACTTTTTGCCTAATTCTGAAGGAGATAACTTCTTTGAGGAGGTAAAAGAGTTGCGTGAAATTGCCAAAGAATTACCATACGATTTCTGGGTAACGCTTGTTGGTGATACAATCACTGAGGAAGCTTTGCCAACATACGAATCGTGGTTGATGGATGTAGAAGGAATAGATCAAATCGAAAATGGTGGAAATGGCTGGTCTAAGTGGATCAGACAATGGACCGGAGAAGAAAATCGTCACGGAGATTTGCTTAATAAATACTTGTATTTGTCAGGTCGTGTGAACATGCGTGAAATCGAAATGACGACACAGCACTTAATCAACGACGGATTTGATATTGGAACCGGAACTGACCCATACAAAAACTTTGTATACACTAGTTTCCAGGAATTAGCAACTTATGTTTCGCACAATAGAGTAGCGCAAATCGCAAAGAAATTTGGCGATAATAAACTATCTAAAATGTGTAAAATGATTGCTGGTGACGAAATGCGTCATCACCACGCTTACAGCGAATTTGTTACACGTATTTTTGCAGTTGATCCAAGCGAAATGATGTTGGCTTTTCAATACATGATGAAACAAAAAATCGTTATGCCGGCGCATTTCCTAAGAGAATCTGGTCAAAAGATAAGTTCTGCTTTCGAACAATTTTCTGATTCTGCCCAACGTATTGGTGTTTACACAGCAAATGATTACGTTGATATCATGCAAAAGTTAATCGATAAATGGGAAATTGACAAGGTTTCTAACTTAACAGATGAAGCTGAAAAAGCACGTGATTATTTAATGAAATTACCGGCTCGTATGGCGAGAATCTCAGAAAGATTAGTAATTCCGCAAGAAGGACATATCTTTAAATGGGTTGAACCTGCAAGATTGTAAATAATTTTAGATTGCAGTCCCGAAGCTTCGGGATAGATTTTAGATTGTTTTGAAACTAAATTTCAGATTTAAAATTGATTTTTGCAATTGTCATTGAAATTTAAAACATATTGTTGATTGTTGAAGCTTTAAAACTTTGACAATCAACATTTTTATTTAAAAGAAATTTTACAAAGAACAAATTAGAATATAATCTGTGTAAACCCGTTTAATCCGTTAGATCCGTGTGCCATTTCTCAATTCAAAAACACAACTATGAATAATACTGAATTAATAAACAAAACAATTGCCTTCGTAAAAGAAAAACTAAACGATGCCGAAGGCGGACACGATTGGTTTCATATCGAAAGAGTTTATAAAAACGCGCTTTTAATAGCAAAAGGAACTGAATGTGATTTGGTTGTTGTGCAATTAGGTGCTTTACTTCATGATATTGCCGACAGTAAATTTCATAACGGAGATGAAACTATCGGACCAAAAACAGCACGTTTGTTTCTGGAATCTGAAAGTGTTTCAGAAGATATTATTAAGCATGTTGTAAATATCATCGAAAACATCTCGTATAAAGGCGGAAATTTCGAAAAGAAGTTTTCTTCTGTAGAATTAGATATCGTTCAGGATGCGGATCGGTTAGACGCAATAGGAGCAATTGGAGTAGCAAGAGCGTTCAATTACGGTGGATTTAAAAATCGTACCTTACATGATCCTGAAATTGCGCCAATAACCAATATGACAAAAGAAGAATATAAAAAGAATAATGCGCCAACGATAAATCATTTTTACGAAAAGCTTTTGCTCTTAAAAGATAAAATGAACACAGAAACCGGTAAACAAATCGCTGCCGAAAGACATCGCTTCATGGAAACGTTTCTTGCTCAATTCTATGCAGAGTGGGAAGGAGTGAAGTAGTTTTTTAGTTTTCTTTTAACTTTAAATAGATTATTACTTTATCCCGTAGGGATTTTATGTCGGTACTAATATATTAAGTGTTATGATCATTTGTCGCGTTAGGGACAAGACAAATCTAAAGGAAAGGTATAGTCCCTAACGGGACAATAGAGCGGGTTTTTGTTCTTTTTACCAATATGTAATCCCTACGGGATTTATAATTTTACTCAGGGTTTTAATGGTTACTGTGACTGAATATTATCAAAAAACGGCTTCATGATTTGAAGCCGTTTTTGTTTTTAAATATATAGGAGTTGATTTTTTGTTTCAAAATCTTCGTATAAACTAGATTCTAATAATCTAAGTCAGTCTAAAAATTAAAGAGAATTAATAAACGCTAATAAATCATCACGATCCGCTTTGGGTAATTTCTTGTATTTATCTTTTGCGTTTTGAGCTTCGCCACCGTGCCATAAAATAGCTTCTTCAACATTTCTTGCTCTTCCGTCGTGTAATAGATTTGTGTGTTTATTTACAATTTGTATCAATCCAATTCCCCAAAGAGGTTGTGTTCTCCACTCAGATCCGGTTGCTTTAAAATCAGTTGCATTATCAGACAAACCTTCTCCCATATCATGTAACAATAAATCCGTATAAGGACGAATAGTCTGATTGCGAAGTGAAGTTATAGAATGCGTATTTCCGGTTTGAATCTTCGGAATATGACACGCTGTACATTGTATCGTTTCAAAAGTCTTTTTTCCTTTAAGAACATTTTGATCTGTAAAGTTTCTGCGAGCCGGAACAGCCAATGTTTGTGCATATAAAGCCATTCGGTTCAGGTTAATTTCTGAAATTTCAGGAGTTCCGCCATTTGGAATTTTTGTTAAATCAACTCCAAAAGGTCCGCTTTCATTTGGAAACAAAGTAGAAGTAATTCCCATATCACCAGACAAAGCTCCAGCAACTTGCTGACGTACATTTGGCTGATTGGCTTTCCATCCAAAACGTCCCATTTGTGTTGTATTGGTTGCAAAATCATGAACATAATTTGGTCTTCCTGAAACGCC is a window encoding:
- a CDS encoding DUF4349 domain-containing protein, which gives rise to MRQFFFIFLAALTFISCEKRTESAAVADMSISAVKLSSPSQPDEDKNIVIPQKIIKEAFLKFETNDLEETYNQIKTAIAANKASIQNDSQEKDYGTITRRLTIRIPSQNFDVFLESISKGVSYFDEKNISSQNVTEQYIDLTSRLQTKRKLEARYIEILQKASKVSEILEIEKQISEIREEIEAKEGQLKYLESRVSESTVTIEFYKTIAQKEGVKISYGSKIWNSIQSGFFSLSDFLLSLISVWPFIILFCVLAYFIRKRFKRKKI
- the rnpA gene encoding ribonuclease P protein component — protein: MNFTYPKNERLKSKTTIGLLFSEGKSVSKYPLRLVYRQAEVNQQEKIKIGVSVSKKYFKKAVDRNYFKRVLRETYRLNKHLLLDNIQESYSLMFFYQTKDRLSYEEINTKTIQLFEKFLSQVNKTPDSENKTES
- a CDS encoding lysophospholipid acyltransferase family protein is translated as MQKIISYPISVIYYLFFSSVLLVFHPIQWFCLNVFGYQAHKKSVDYLNFCLLRCTNLVGTTYKIENRESIPTGVPLIFVSNHQSMYDIITMIWYFRRFHCKFVSKKELGKGIPSVSYNLRHGGSVLIDRKDPKQAIPVIKGLSEYIEKNTRSAVIFPEGTRSKTGKPKEFAQSGLKILCKYAPSAYIVPVSINNSWKMVKYGLFPVSLGNHLTFTVHEAMAVKDYDFAELMRLTEKAVVEGVNEYK
- a CDS encoding acyl-ACP desaturase; translated protein: MSIKNIRLEVMQFLEKNVDSFVEQYLIPVEKIWQPSDFLPNSEGDNFFEEVKELREIAKELPYDFWVTLVGDTITEEALPTYESWLMDVEGIDQIENGGNGWSKWIRQWTGEENRHGDLLNKYLYLSGRVNMREIEMTTQHLINDGFDIGTGTDPYKNFVYTSFQELATYVSHNRVAQIAKKFGDNKLSKMCKMIAGDEMRHHHAYSEFVTRIFAVDPSEMMLAFQYMMKQKIVMPAHFLRESGQKISSAFEQFSDSAQRIGVYTANDYVDIMQKLIDKWEIDKVSNLTDEAEKARDYLMKLPARMARISERLVIPQEGHIFKWVEPARL
- a CDS encoding HD domain-containing protein; its protein translation is MNNTELINKTIAFVKEKLNDAEGGHDWFHIERVYKNALLIAKGTECDLVVVQLGALLHDIADSKFHNGDETIGPKTARLFLESESVSEDIIKHVVNIIENISYKGGNFEKKFSSVELDIVQDADRLDAIGAIGVARAFNYGGFKNRTLHDPEIAPITNMTKEEYKKNNAPTINHFYEKLLLLKDKMNTETGKQIAAERHRFMETFLAQFYAEWEGVK